From the Fimbriimonadaceae bacterium genome, the window ACAATCGCTGTCAGCATTAGGAAATCTCCGACCGGCGAGACTGAAAAGTCTTGTGTCGTCATGAAGCCGACTACGAGCACGCTGCCCGGGCACGAGAACAGCCAAAAGGCCGGGCGTGGACGCTCACCACCGCGCAGCACACCGAAGATCGCCGTTGCGAGCGGCAAGAGACCGATGAAGACAATGGAATGGGCGGACGTGATATGTGTGAGCGCCAGCGCCGACAGCAGAGGAAAGCCCACCACGACACCGAACGCCACGATGCCCAGCGAGCGCAGGTCACTGCGCGCCGGACGCTTTTCGCGGAATGTCATCAGGAGCGCAACTCCCAACAGCCCGGCGATGGTCGCCCGCGCGACGGTCAGGAAGACAGGATCGAAATCCATCACCGCTACCCGTGTGGCCGGTAGCGAACCGCTGAAAATCAATACGCCAAGAAACCCGTTGACCCAGCCGCTCACGGTCTTGTCCATTCACAGCCTCCGTTCGTGTTCGTCTTGTATAGGACCGAAGGCATGGCGGTTCCAGAGACGGTCGGATACAATTCTACAAAACTGTCATGGCGATAGGAGCAGTACAGATGGAGAGTCAATCGGTAAGAAATGAGGAGGGCACCATGCTGATCGGTAACGTCATGGCGACCATCAAGCAGAGAATTGCCGGGCGAACCTTGACACCTGGAGCACAGTTGCCGTCAGTCCGCGCCTTCGCCAAGACCATGCAGGTTTCAAAATCCACGATCGTCGAAGCTTATGAGCGTCTTGCTGCCGAAGGCATTATTCGCTCCCGTCCAGGCTCGGGGTTCTATGTCATAGCACCGCTCGCCCCACTGTCATTGGCGGAGATCGGTCCTCAGCTCGACCGCGCAGTCGATCCACTCTGGATTTCACGCCAGTCGTTGGAAGCCGGCGATAACATTCTGAAACCTGGTTGTGGTTGGCTGCCGGCATCATGGATGCCTGAGACAGCCTTGCGCCGAGCGCTCCGGACGTTGGCACGTTCGGATGACGCCACACTCACCGATTATGGAACGCCGCTCGGATTGCCGCTCCTGCGCCAGCTCCTCGCCCGACGTTTGGGTGAGCACGGCATAGAAGTGTCCCCCGAACACATCATGCTGATGGAATCCGGCACGCAGGCGATCGATCTTCTGTGCCGCTTTCTGCTCCAACCTGGCGATACGGTGCTGGTGGATGATCCCTGCTACTTCAACTTTCATGCTCTGCTGCGCGTTCATAGGGGCCAAGGTTGTCGGCGTCCCCTATACACCGTCCGGACCGGACATCGATCTCTTTGCACAGGCGTTAGCCGAACATTGACCGCGCCTGTACATCACGAATTCCGCCCTTCACAATCCGACCGGCGCGATCCTCTCCCCCGTCATCGCGCACCGACTGCTGAAGATCGCAGACCAGTCGGGGGTGATCATCGTCGAGGACGACATCTTCGCCGATTTTGAGCACACGCCCGCCCCAAGATTGGCCGCCTTTGACGGTCTCAACCGGGTCATTCATATCGGAAGTTTTTCCAAATCGCTTTCGGCGTCGGTGCGCTGCGGCTTCATCGCCGCGCCGCGCGATTGGATCGAAGGATTGACGGACCTCAAGATCGCCACGTCCTTCGGCAGCGGACGGTTTTCAGCCGAACTGGTGCTGGCGCTTCTGAAGGACGGCAGCTATCGGAAGCATATGGATACGGTTCGCGCGCGGCTTTCACGCGCCATGGGCGAAACCATCACCCGGCTGAAGGCGATCGGCATCACGCCATGGATAGAGCAGCAGGCGGGAATGTTTCTCTGGTGCAGCCTCCCAAAGGGCATCGATGCGGCGGATATAGCCCGCAGCGCCTTAACGGCCGACGTTGTTCTGGCTCCCGGCAACGCATTCAGCCTCTCTCAAACTGCCAACGGCTTCTTACGTTTCAATGTAGCGCAGTCGGAGGACGAGCGAATTTTCAAGGTGCTGAAAGTGGCATTAAATTAGAAACCGATCGCAACGTATGATGCAGTTCAGGAGATCCCCGATGCCTTTGCGCATTCGCCGGCTTACGGCTGATGACGTCGATCTGATGTATGCTTTGTTACGGACCTTCGGCGAGGCGTTCGACGAAGTCGATACGTATTGTAGCAACCAGCCAAATGCCGTCTATCTTGAGCGATTGCTCGGGAGCGATTCCTTCATTGCCGTCGCAGCGATGGAAGACGCTACGGTTATCGGCGGTATCGCAGCCTATGAACTGAGAAAGTTCGAGCGGCAGCGGAGTGAGATCTACATCTATGATTTGGCGGTCGCCGAAACTCACAGACGAAGGGGTGTTGCGACGGCTTTAGTGAATGAGCTGAAGAAGATCGCCGCAACACGAGGAGCCTACGTCATGTTCGTCCAGGCCGACGTCGGCGACGATCCAGCCATCGCGCTCTATACAAAACTGGGAATTCGGGAAGACGTGCTGCACTTCGACATAACCAGTGACTGACGGCAATGGGCGTAAACAATAGGTGCCCGCTTCAATTATTTGCGCGTGGAGTCTTTGTCTAAGTCTTAGGGTTGCTACGTGTCGCGAAGCGGTGGCAACGACTGTCGGGACCTTTGGTCGTCTCGATATTCTGGTCAACAATGCGGGCAATTTGTTCTATACGGCGCGACTTCACGAGACCACTGATCAGATTTGGGATGAGACCTTTGACGTGTTTATGAAGGGGACGTTTCGATTCATTCGTGCGGTAATTCCTCGGATGCTTCAGCAGGGCGGCGGCTCGATCCTGAATATCTCCACAGTCGCCGGGCTCAAGGCCATGCCTGGCTTTGAGGCTCATGCGTATCAAGCGGCTAAGGCGGGTGTGATCATGCTCACCAAGACAGTGGCTGTGCACTACGCTAAGCAAAACATCCGTTGTAACTGTATCTGTCCAGCTGGCGTTGTGACCCCACCTATCGCAAACATGGTGAAGGATCCACAGATTAAAGCCTGGTTCGAAGGCGTCCACCCAATGGGTCGGCTCGGGCAGCCGGCGGAGGTTGCCGAAGCGACAGTTTATTTTGTATCCGAGGAGTCGGGCTGGACAACCGGGAGCATCCTGTCGGTGGATGGCGGTGTGACGGCCGCATAAGCGATAGACGATCAAGCACGAGGAGACTTGTGGTATCCAGGTGATGTTTCGAAGGTCTTTAAGGAGCGGTTATGGATATTATTCCGCTGTACGCAGTGGTGTATATTGTAATCATCCTCGGTGGGTGGTACGTGTACAATCGGTTCTAATCATCCTCGGTGGGTGGTTTGTGTACAAAATGAGTGCGTAGGTCGCCGGCCTAGAATTGGGCATCCTCCTAGGGGGAGGCCTCATCCTCCTGAGAAGTGCTCTTGCGCGGTAGCTGATCTAGTCTGGCGGTGTCAGCGCCGATGCTATACATCCTCAAAGCCCCGAACTGAAAAGTCCCCTGAACACCGAGTCACAATGTCCCTTCACCGAATTAAGCTCCCTGAGCCACGGGATCGAGCGTCTGCCGCACGCGGTCCACATCAAAATGGTAGCGTCCATACGGATTTACGTGTTTGTGGACCAGCGGCGTCGCGAGCGTCGCTTCGTCCAGCACATGTCCTTCGACACGGAGTTCCTCGACCACTCGCCCAATGGGGTTAGCAGCAGGAACTCGGGGGGGTCACGCCGCATTCGCGTGGACTCGGAACAACGGTACCAGCGCCGAAAGACTCCTTTCAGTTTGTTATTCAGGACCCTGGTCCGTGTCTGCAGGATGAGATACGCCCCGCGTCCAGTGCATCTGCTGCTTCACAAAATGCGGGCTGATCACGTGGCGCATAGTCGATTCGAGGAACGCTGTACTGATGGCGTTCCCCAAAGTCGGGGTGAACGCACGGTTGTTGCGAATGTACGCGTCAGACTCGTTGGGCCAAGGGTGCCTCATCATGACAACCGATTCCGGTCACAGTGCTCTTCAAATCACAATCCGCTCGACTTCATCCAACGAGAC encodes:
- a CDS encoding DMT family transporter, whose product is MDKTVSGWVNGFLGVLIFSGSLPATRVAVMDFDPVFLTVARATIAGLLGVALLMTFREKRPARSDLRSLGIVAFGVVVGFPLLSALALTHITSAHSIVFIGLLPLATAIFGVLRGGERPRPAFWLFSCPGSVLVVGFMTTQDFSVSPVGDFLMLTAIVVCGLGYAEGAGLSRKLGGWQVISWALVLSLPIMLVSAIITAPSTFMGIGWPAWIGLVYVSLFSMLIGFVFWYRGLAQGGIAAVGQLQLFQPFFGFGLAATLLHEQISPVMIAVTIALVLCVVGAKKFAQ
- a CDS encoding SDR family oxidoreductase; this encodes MATTVGTFGRLDILVNNAGNLFYTARLHETTDQIWDETFDVFMKGTFRFIRAVIPRMLQQGGGSILNISTVAGLKAMPGFEAHAYQAAKAGVIMLTKTVAVHYAKQNIRCNCICPAGVVTPPIANMVKDPQIKAWFEGVHPMGRLGQPAEVAEATVYFVSEESGWTTGSILSVDGGVTAA
- a CDS encoding aminotransferase class I/II-fold pyridoxal phosphate-dependent enzyme: MAIGAVQMESQSVRNEEGTMLIGNVMATIKQRIAGRTLTPGAQLPSVRAFAKTMQVSKSTIVEAYERLAAEGIIRSRPGSGFYVIAPLAPLSLAEIGPQLDRAVDPLWISRQSLEAGDNILKPGCGWLPASWMPETALRRALRTLARSDDATLTDYGTPLGLPLLRQLLARRLGEHGIEVSPEHIMLMESGTQAIDLLCRFLLQPGDTVLVDDPCYFNFHALLRVHRGQGCRRPLYTVRTGHRSLCTGVSRTLTAPVHHEFRPSQSDRRDPLPRHRAPTAEDRRPVGGDHRRGRHLRRF
- a CDS encoding AAC(3)-I family aminoglycoside N-acetyltransferase: MPLRIRRLTADDVDLMYALLRTFGEAFDEVDTYCSNQPNAVYLERLLGSDSFIAVAAMEDATVIGGIAAYELRKFERQRSEIYIYDLAVAETHRRRGVATALVNELKKIAATRGAYVMFVQADVGDDPAIALYTKLGIREDVLHFDITSD
- a CDS encoding PLP-dependent aminotransferase family protein codes for the protein MIIVEDDIFADFEHTPAPRLAAFDGLNRVIHIGSFSKSLSASVRCGFIAAPRDWIEGLTDLKIATSFGSGRFSAELVLALLKDGSYRKHMDTVRARLSRAMGETITRLKAIGITPWIEQQAGMFLWCSLPKGIDAADIARSALTADVVLAPGNAFSLSQTANGFLRFNVAQSEDERIFKVLKVALN